One window from the genome of Caloranaerobacter ferrireducens encodes:
- the yidD gene encoding membrane protein insertion efficiency factor YidD: MRKLVVLLIRMYQKFISPLKPRTCRFYPTCSEYSIKAIEKYGLIKGGLKSIKRIIRCNPLNPGGYDPLE, from the coding sequence ATGAGAAAGTTAGTTGTACTTTTAATAAGAATGTATCAAAAATTTATTTCACCATTAAAACCTAGAACATGTAGATTTTACCCAACATGTTCTGAATATTCAATTAAAGCTATCGAAAAATACGGATTAATAAAAGGCGGATTGAAGAGTATAAAGAGAATTATTAGGTGTAATCCTCTTAACCCTGGAGGGTATGATCCGTTAGAATAA
- a CDS encoding YidC/Oxa1 family membrane protein insertase, with product MIDLFARPLGALVKVIYNFVYSLGFDAKLFSAYSIAIIIATIILRFILLPLTLKQMRSMKKMQELQPKIKELQNKYKNDQQTLNIKTMELYKEHNVNPFSGCFPILIQFPIIIGFFRVLQNPVNYIFGSEAVYESINKTFLWISNLNNPDPWILPLLAGITTYFTSKMTNTAGGNAQAEATQKTMTIMFPFMIFFFAKNFPAGLTLYWVVGNVFQIVQQYLMNRSTGNVKEESN from the coding sequence ATGATAGATTTATTTGCTAGACCTTTAGGAGCTTTAGTTAAGGTTATATATAATTTTGTATATAGTTTAGGATTTGATGCTAAATTATTTTCTGCATATTCTATTGCTATTATAATAGCTACAATAATTTTAAGATTTATTTTATTACCTCTAACGTTAAAACAAATGAGGTCAATGAAAAAAATGCAGGAACTTCAACCTAAGATAAAGGAGTTACAGAATAAATATAAAAATGATCAGCAGACTCTAAATATCAAGACTATGGAATTATATAAGGAACATAATGTAAATCCTTTCAGTGGTTGTTTTCCTATATTAATTCAATTCCCTATAATTATTGGATTTTTTAGAGTATTACAAAATCCTGTAAATTATATATTTGGCAGTGAAGCGGTATATGAATCTATAAATAAAACGTTTTTATGGATTTCTAATTTAAATAATCCAGATCCTTGGATACTTCCTCTTTTAGCCGGTATTACAACATATTTTACTAGTAAAATGACAAATACAGCAGGAGGAAATGCACAGGCAGAGGCTACTCAAAAAACTATGACTATCATGTTTCCTTTTATGATATTCTTCTTTGCTAAAAATTTTCCAGCAGGTCTTACATTATACTGGGTTGTAGGTAATGTTTTTCAAATAGTACAACAGTACTTAATGAATAGATCTACAGGTAATGTTAAGGAGGAGTCAAATTAA
- the jag gene encoding RNA-binding cell elongation regulator Jag/EloR, with amino-acid sequence MKSIVKTAKTIDDAVREALLELGADRDDVLIKVLEEPSKGFLGLIGGKDAKVEVTVVNDPVEIAGNFLKILFKKMKINASTSIRREGKSLFINIEDISDRDMGILIGKRGKTLDSVQYLVSLIVNKERENYIRVFLDINNYRKKREETLIRLAEKMAFKVKRLRRDIKLEPMNPNERRIIHSTLQNNPYVETFSEGEEPFRRVVISYKKETSKTQY; translated from the coding sequence ATGAAGTCTATAGTTAAAACGGCTAAGACTATCGATGATGCTGTTAGAGAAGCTCTATTAGAGTTAGGTGCAGATAGAGATGATGTGCTTATTAAAGTTTTAGAAGAGCCTAGTAAAGGTTTTTTAGGTCTTATAGGAGGTAAAGACGCTAAAGTTGAGGTTACTGTTGTAAATGACCCAGTAGAAATTGCAGGAAACTTTTTAAAGATACTCTTCAAAAAAATGAAAATAAACGCTAGTACTAGTATTAGGAGAGAAGGAAAGAGTTTATTTATAAATATTGAAGATATAAGTGATAGAGATATGGGAATTTTGATAGGAAAAAGAGGAAAAACTTTAGACTCTGTACAATATCTTGTTAGTTTAATTGTAAATAAAGAAAGAGAGAACTATATTAGAGTTTTCTTAGATATTAATAATTATAGAAAGAAAAGAGAAGAAACTCTTATTAGGTTAGCTGAAAAAATGGCATTTAAAGTAAAGAGATTAAGAAGAGATATAAAGCTTGAGCCAATGAATCCTAATGAAAGAAGGATTATACATTCAACACTCCAAAACAATCCTTATGTAGAGACTTTTAGTGAAGGAGAAGAACCATTTAGAAGAGTAGTAATTAGTTACAAGAAAGAAACATCAAAAACCCAGTATTAA
- the mnmE gene encoding tRNA uridine-5-carboxymethylaminomethyl(34) synthesis GTPase MnmE, whose protein sequence is MYFDTIAAVATAPGEAGIGIVRISGERAVEIVDKIFRAKNKRKLSEFQERRLTYGYIVEPDTNKKIDEVLAVYMKGPYTYTKEDIVEINCHGGIIPVRRILEIVLENGARLAEPGEFTKRAFLNGRIDLSQAEAVIDLIRAKTDSSFDVSFNQLEGGLSKEISEIREILLRMLANIEANIDFPEEDIETMTYEGLLDEGKSVLKRIEKLLDTVYTGKILREGLKTIILGKPNVGKSSLMNAILRENRAIVTDIPGTTRDIIEEYVNIKGIPLKIIDTAGIRETEDIVEKIGVERAKSLLEEADLVIVLFDVSKELTEEDMEIARLVKDKKVIVLINKIDLPPVVSKEEIQNILPGKKIIETSIVKGEGLEILEDSLKEMFFAGEVKIKDNTIVTNARHKSLLIKAKKNIEEAIGSIELGMPIDCIEVDVKDCWENLGQITGDTVTEDIIDRIFEEFCIGK, encoded by the coding sequence GTGTATTTTGATACAATTGCTGCTGTTGCTACAGCACCTGGAGAAGCAGGTATTGGGATTGTAAGAATTAGCGGGGAAAGGGCAGTTGAAATAGTAGATAAAATCTTTAGAGCTAAAAATAAAAGAAAATTAAGTGAATTTCAAGAAAGAAGATTAACATATGGATATATAGTAGAGCCTGATACTAATAAGAAAATAGATGAAGTATTAGCAGTATATATGAAAGGTCCTTATACCTATACGAAAGAAGACATTGTAGAAATAAATTGTCATGGTGGAATAATACCTGTGAGAAGAATTTTAGAGATAGTACTAGAAAATGGAGCTAGGCTTGCAGAACCTGGTGAATTTACAAAAAGAGCTTTTTTAAATGGTAGGATAGATTTATCACAAGCTGAGGCAGTAATTGATTTAATAAGAGCTAAAACAGATTCAAGTTTTGACGTGTCTTTTAATCAACTCGAAGGTGGATTATCAAAAGAAATAAGTGAAATTAGGGAAATTTTACTGAGAATGCTAGCAAATATAGAGGCTAATATAGATTTTCCAGAAGAAGATATAGAAACAATGACATACGAAGGATTACTTGATGAAGGAAAAAGTGTTTTAAAAAGAATAGAAAAGCTTTTAGACACAGTATATACAGGAAAAATATTAAGAGAAGGCTTAAAAACAATAATACTAGGTAAACCTAATGTCGGTAAATCTTCATTGATGAATGCAATACTTAGAGAAAATAGAGCTATTGTAACTGATATACCAGGTACTACTAGAGATATAATAGAAGAATATGTAAATATTAAAGGTATTCCTTTAAAGATAATAGATACTGCTGGTATAAGGGAAACAGAAGATATAGTTGAAAAAATAGGAGTGGAAAGAGCAAAAAGTTTATTAGAAGAAGCAGACTTAGTTATTGTACTTTTTGATGTATCTAAAGAATTAACAGAAGAAGATATGGAAATTGCTAGATTGGTTAAAGATAAGAAGGTAATAGTATTAATAAACAAGATAGATTTACCTCCAGTAGTAAGTAAAGAAGAAATACAGAATATTTTACCAGGTAAAAAGATAATAGAAACTTCAATAGTTAAAGGAGAAGGATTAGAAATATTAGAAGATTCTTTGAAAGAAATGTTTTTTGCAGGAGAAGTAAAAATAAAAGATAATACAATAGTTACAAATGCTAGACATAAGAGTTTATTAATCAAAGCTAAAAAGAATATTGAAGAAGCTATTGGATCTATTGAATTGGGTATGCCTATAGATTGTATAGAGGTTGATGTTAAAGATTGTTGGGAAAATTTAGGTCAAATAACAGGAGATACTGTTACAGAAGATATTATTGATAGGATATTTGAAGAATTCTGTATAGGCAAATAA